A single region of the Ignavibacteria bacterium genome encodes:
- a CDS encoding xanthine dehydrogenase molybdopterin binding subunit yields MNNLFPHESAQLHVSGEAQYIDDKLVNELLLVGRVVYSPHAYAKISSFDISEAKKVFGVHAVLSYKDIPGHNQMGPVIHDEVCLA; encoded by the coding sequence ATGAATAATCTTTTCCCCCACGAATCCGCGCAACTTCACGTTTCCGGTGAAGCGCAATATATTGATGATAAACTTGTCAATGAGTTATTGCTTGTTGGTCGCGTTGTGTATTCGCCGCACGCGTATGCAAAAATAAGTTCATTCGATATAAGCGAAGCAAAAAAAGTTTTCGGTGTTCACGCGGTGTTGAGTTACAAAGATATTCCGGGACACAATCAAATGGGACCGGTTATTCACGATGAAGTTTGTCTTGCGGA
- a CDS encoding type II toxin-antitoxin system RelE/ParE family toxin: MAQKIIWTHEAANDLEAIAEFIGKDSLFYAASFVQRILTVSRSIFPFPLRGRIVPEFSTPNIKELFVKEYRLIYRVEETSVTILGIIHGKRDLKTLWKDEQRQN, translated from the coding sequence ATGGCTCAAAAAATAATTTGGACGCACGAAGCGGCAAACGACCTTGAAGCGATCGCAGAGTTTATTGGAAAAGATTCGTTGTTTTATGCGGCATCATTTGTTCAAAGAATTCTTACCGTGAGTCGCTCGATATTTCCTTTTCCTTTGCGAGGTCGTATAGTTCCAGAATTTTCCACGCCGAATATCAAAGAACTTTTTGTAAAAGAATATCGCCTCATTTATCGAGTTGAAGAAACGAGTGTAACGATTTTAGGAATCATACACGGCAAACGCGACTTGAAAACATTGTGGAAAGACGAGCAAAGACAAAATTAG